From Anopheles coluzzii chromosome 3, AcolN3, whole genome shotgun sequence, the proteins below share one genomic window:
- the LOC120957255 gene encoding uncharacterized protein LOC120957255 isoform X1 yields MATQPMKRSRKVISRRNKKLAAMSTEYDRQNMLGDDDAGTSGVVHRNIGLTSQYDDPEYDAEVLMGTSSHNSDTDYISDRSSESETDAVAEGSTTAHNCNNHSDIGECLRTWAVVRNQPRSSVNEILAILGIWTDLLLPKDSRTLLKTPKTIGEEIQSIAGGEFWYKGIENNLVNYFKSTVPSIDELSIQVSTDGLPLHRGGPTQLWPILMKIVELPSAPIMMIAVFCGPAKPTSLEVFLRQFVEEANDIHRRGLRIGDKMIRFSIQAIIADSPARAFLKATTYFNGYHGCMRCTCVGEYYKPGKKIIFDSVGAPLRTHHGFKSRDCPGHHQEWRSPLEDLDNFDMVDKLPTSCGLHLCDEGATRRHLCGLIGGSAARLATWILDEVEFCGPDDLVFFDVPGSNKDDAEMMLDEDVGGRTSFTGVFTEVLMMMPRGCEMMMLMLTTVPVLLGHLR; encoded by the exons ATGGCTACACAACCAATGAAGAGGAGCAGAAAAGTTATTTCTCGACGGAACAAAAAGCTTGCAGCTATGTCGACGGAGTATGATCGGCAGAATATGttgggtgatgatgatgcgggaACAAGCGGAGTGGTGCACCGTAATATCG GTTTAACATCCCAGTACGATGATCCAGAATACGATGCAGAAGTGCTTATGGGAACATCGTCTCACAACAGCGATACCGATTACATCAGTGATCGTTCTTCTGAAAGCGAAACCGACGCCGTGGCTGAAGGGTCCACAACTGCTCACAACTGCAACAACCATAGCGATATTGGTGAATGTTTGCGAACTTGGGCAGTTGTACGTAATCAGCCACGCTCGTCGGTAAATGAGATTTTAGCTATTTTGGGAATATGGACAGATTTACTTCTTCCGAAGGATTCTCGCACGCTATTGAAAACGCCAAAAACCATCGGGGAAGAGATACAATCGATAGCGGGCGGCGAATTTTGGTACAAAGGGATAGAAAATAATCTCGTCAATTATTTTAA GTCAACTGTTCCATCAATCGACGAATTGTCGATACAGGTATCCACCGACGGACTCCCTCTTCATAGAGGTGGACCTACACAGCTCTGGCCCATCCTTATGAAGATTGTAGAACTGCCCTCAGCCCCAATTATGATGATCGCAGTGTTTTGTGGACCAGCAAAACCAACCAGTCTGGAAGTATTTTTAAGACAGTTTGTAGAGGAGGCAAATGACATTCATCGAAGGGGATTGCGGATCGGAGATAAAATGATAAGATTCTCGATCCAAGCTATTATTGCAGATTCTCCTGCGCGGGCTTTCCTTAAAG CAACAACCTACTTCAATGGATATCACGGTTGTATGAGGTGTACCTGTGTTGGGGAATACTATAAACctggaaaaaaaattattttcgaCTCCGTTGGCGCTCCTCTACGAACGCACCATGGATTTAAATCTAGGGATTGTCCGGGTCATCACCAGGAATGGCGTTCACCCCTGGAAGACCTTGATAATTTTGATATGGTGGATAAATTACCGACTAGTTGTGGGTTGCACTTATGCGATGAGGGTGCGACTCGCCGACACTTGTGCGGTCTTATAGGTG gaTCTGCAGCAAGGCTTGCGACATGGATACTGGACGAAGTTGAGTTTTGCGGTCCTGATGATTTGGTTTTCTTTGATGTTCCAGGAAGCAATAAGGATGATGCCGAAATGATGCTGGATGAGGATGTTGGTGGTCGGACGAGCTTCACTGGAGTGTTCACG GAAGtattgatgatgatgccgagaGGATGcgagatgatgatgctgatgttgacaactgtaccagttttgcTGGGGCATTTACGTTGA
- the LOC120957255 gene encoding uncharacterized protein LOC120957255 isoform X2: MATQPMKRSRKVISRRNKKLAAMSTEYDRQNMLGDDDAGTSGVVHRNIGLTSQYDDPEYDAEVLMGTSSHNSDTDYISDRSSESETDAVAEGSTTAHNCNNHSDIGECLRTWAVVRNQPRSSVNEILAILGIWTDLLLPKDSRTLLKTPKTIGEEIQSIAGGEFWYKGIENNLVNYFKSTVPSIDELSIQVSTDGLPLHRGGPTQLWPILMKIVELPSAPIMMIAVFCGPAKPTSLEVFLRQFVEEANDIHRRGLRIGDKMIRFSIQAIIADSPARAFLKATTYFNGYHGCMRCTCVGEYYKPGKKIIFDSVGAPLRTHHGFKSRDCPGHHQEWRSPLEDLDNFDMVDKLPTSCGLHLCDEGATRRHLCGLIGGSNKDDAEMMLDEDVGGRTSFTGVFTEVLMMMPRGCEMMMLMLTTVPVLLGHLR, from the exons ATGGCTACACAACCAATGAAGAGGAGCAGAAAAGTTATTTCTCGACGGAACAAAAAGCTTGCAGCTATGTCGACGGAGTATGATCGGCAGAATATGttgggtgatgatgatgcgggaACAAGCGGAGTGGTGCACCGTAATATCG GTTTAACATCCCAGTACGATGATCCAGAATACGATGCAGAAGTGCTTATGGGAACATCGTCTCACAACAGCGATACCGATTACATCAGTGATCGTTCTTCTGAAAGCGAAACCGACGCCGTGGCTGAAGGGTCCACAACTGCTCACAACTGCAACAACCATAGCGATATTGGTGAATGTTTGCGAACTTGGGCAGTTGTACGTAATCAGCCACGCTCGTCGGTAAATGAGATTTTAGCTATTTTGGGAATATGGACAGATTTACTTCTTCCGAAGGATTCTCGCACGCTATTGAAAACGCCAAAAACCATCGGGGAAGAGATACAATCGATAGCGGGCGGCGAATTTTGGTACAAAGGGATAGAAAATAATCTCGTCAATTATTTTAA GTCAACTGTTCCATCAATCGACGAATTGTCGATACAGGTATCCACCGACGGACTCCCTCTTCATAGAGGTGGACCTACACAGCTCTGGCCCATCCTTATGAAGATTGTAGAACTGCCCTCAGCCCCAATTATGATGATCGCAGTGTTTTGTGGACCAGCAAAACCAACCAGTCTGGAAGTATTTTTAAGACAGTTTGTAGAGGAGGCAAATGACATTCATCGAAGGGGATTGCGGATCGGAGATAAAATGATAAGATTCTCGATCCAAGCTATTATTGCAGATTCTCCTGCGCGGGCTTTCCTTAAAG CAACAACCTACTTCAATGGATATCACGGTTGTATGAGGTGTACCTGTGTTGGGGAATACTATAAACctggaaaaaaaattattttcgaCTCCGTTGGCGCTCCTCTACGAACGCACCATGGATTTAAATCTAGGGATTGTCCGGGTCATCACCAGGAATGGCGTTCACCCCTGGAAGACCTTGATAATTTTGATATGGTGGATAAATTACCGACTAGTTGTGGGTTGCACTTATGCGATGAGGGTGCGACTCGCCGACACTTGTGCGGTCTTATAGGTG GAAGCAATAAGGATGATGCCGAAATGATGCTGGATGAGGATGTTGGTGGTCGGACGAGCTTCACTGGAGTGTTCACG GAAGtattgatgatgatgccgagaGGATGcgagatgatgatgctgatgttgacaactgtaccagttttgcTGGGGCATTTACGTTGA
- the LOC120957255 gene encoding uncharacterized protein LOC120957255 isoform X3 yields MARSTLLAPLACLIFLNCLKPLISWPANDKDAPAMSHPEFDQYLGDYLQAGDTLALLLDYDGTLAELTSHPNLTQMSDAMRDSLRNIANSGKAFVAVISGRDVDGVKEKIGLENVIYSGNHGLEVLYPNGTRHNQGIPRDVADNFDKMIDQLNREVVHHGSWVENKRVSITFHFREAEQQYVPEMAARAKEIIESYGYRANAAHASVEGKPPIQWNKGLAAEYILGTSFDANWRQRKVLFAGDDTTDEDVMRMIKGTGRSFRVTKDKDLVTSADYKIPSVDAVYHLLKWIESRVV; encoded by the exons ATGGCTCGAAGTACGCTGTTGGCACCGCTTGCCTGTCTAATATTCCTTAACTGTTTAAAGCCATTGATAAGCTGGCCGGCGAACGACAAAGACGCTCCCGCAATGTCGCACCCCGAGTTCGATCAGTATCTTGGCGA CTATCTGCAGGCGGGCGATACGCTGGCCCTCCTGCTCGACTACGATGGAACGCTGGCCGAGCTGACGTCCCATCCGAACCTGACGCAGATGAGCGATGCGATGCGGGACAGTCTGCGCAACATCGCCAACAGTGGCAAGGCGTTTGTGGCCGTCATTTCGGGTCGTGACGTGGACGGGGTAAAGGAGAAGATCGGCCTGGAGAACGTGATCTACTCGGGGAACCATGGGCTGGAGGTGCTGTATCCGAACGGCACCCGCCACAACCAGGGCATTCCGCGCGATGTGGCCGACAACTTTGACAAGATGATCGATCAGCTCAATCGGGAG GTTGTCCACCATGGATCGTGGGTCGAGAACAAGCGCGTTTCGATAACGTTCCACTTCCGGGAGGCGGAACAGCAGTATGTGCCGGAGATGGCGGCCCGTGCCAAGGAGATCATTGAATCGTACGGCTATCGAGCGAATGCGGCCCACGCCTCCGTGGAAGGCAAGCCACCGATCCAGTGGAACAAGGGACTGGCGGCGGAGTACATACTCGGCACCAGCTTCGACGCGAACTGGCGCCAGCGGAAGGTGCTGTTCGCCGGGGACGATACCACCGACGAGGACGTGATGCGGATGATCAAGGGCACGGGAAGGTCGTTCCGGGTGACGAAAGATAAGGACCTGGTGACGAGCGCGGACTATAAAATACCTTCGGTGGATGCGGTTTATCACCTGCTAAAGTGGATCGAATCGAGAGTCGTTTAG
- the LOC120958605 gene encoding protein YIPF6: MSSPETTLELYDDGAESPSELMSGEMTVTSAPRNTTDPSSPDFNTLDEPIRDTIMRDVKAVGVKFYHVLIPREKNTLLRDWDLWGPLVLCTFMATILHGSSDEMHDGGPEFAQVFVIVWIGAMIVTLNSKLLGGKISFFQSICVLGYCLTPCALALIVCRIILFSTQTAFLFFLRFVVSSVGFGWATYASIIFLGDSQPPNRKALAMYPIFLFYFIISWLVVSHSNV, from the exons atGTCGTCGCCGGAAACAACGTTAGAG CTGTACGACGATGGAGCGGAATCGCCTTCCGAGCTGATGAGCGGAGAAATGACCGTTACGAGTGCGCCGCGCAACACGACCGATCCCAGCTCGCCCGACTTCAACACACTGGACGAACCGATCCGGGACACAATC ATGCGTGACGTAAAGGCGGTCGGTGTCAAATTCTACCACGTCCTCATACCGCGGGAAAAGAACACCCTGCTGAGGGACTGGGACCTATGGGGGCCGCTGGTGCTGTGCACGTTTATGGCCACCATCCTTCACGGCTCGTCCGATGAGATGCACGACGGCGGGCCCGAGTTCGCGCAGGTTTTTGTGATCGTCTGGATCGGTGCCATGATTGTGACGCTTAATTCCAAGCTGCTCGGTGGGAAAAT CTCCTTTTTCCAATCAATCTGCGTACTTGGCTACTGCCTAACGCCGTGCGCTCTAGCACTAATAGTGTGTCGAATCATTCTATTCAGCACGCAGACGGCCTTTCTATTCTTCCTCCGGTTCGTCGTGTCATCGGTGGGGTTCGGTTGGGCAACTTATG CTTCGATAATATTCCTCGGCGACAGTCAACCACCGAACCGGAAAGCTCTTGCCATGTATCCAATATTCCTGTTTTACTTTATCATATCGTGGCTGGTCGTTTCGCACAGCAATGTGTAA